In Sedimenticola thiotaurini, the following proteins share a genomic window:
- a CDS encoding sensor histidine kinase, whose translation MLSETGRRKLAGSLYYWALTGFLLVTLPLVVALIWGVLSVSQYTEKSQQALFQTVRANEGSRSLLDRLVSMERGIRQYQVLKDPELLEVYRQHHDAFVAVAQGLRFDGVSDDLLIPLRGLVAAERELFQDIQSRVSRAESELSADDLQGYATLTLQARALLQTGGRQVGVEAEALAREADRVRGSMLLWALLALPLALILGLLFVYLMTRPIKRIERVITELGAGRFDQPIVINGPSDLADLGHRLDWMRRRLRALEGEKQQFIRNISHELKTPLATLREGADLLEDEVVGELNREQREIVQLMTIGTLQLNGLVENLLEYQRLANQRTLAEPSDLDLAELLRKVLDDYRLLIRSKRLEIVQALASVTLRGDRETIRMMLGNLLSNAIKFSPDGGQIGLTLSADQGCVTFLIEDQGEGISVEDQPFVFQEFYQGKSSGRSSVKGSGLGLALVNDTVLRHRGRIMLLPATRDYPGARICLELPMAGQATLEVAQ comes from the coding sequence ATGCTATCTGAGACAGGCCGCCGGAAGCTGGCCGGGTCACTCTATTACTGGGCCCTGACCGGGTTTCTGCTGGTGACACTGCCCCTGGTGGTGGCGCTGATATGGGGTGTGCTGTCGGTGAGCCAGTACACGGAAAAGAGTCAGCAGGCCCTGTTCCAGACCGTCCGGGCCAACGAAGGCAGCCGTTCACTGCTTGATCGGCTGGTCTCCATGGAGCGGGGCATCCGGCAATACCAGGTGTTGAAAGATCCGGAACTGCTTGAGGTCTACCGGCAGCATCACGACGCCTTCGTGGCGGTGGCCCAGGGATTGCGGTTTGACGGCGTGTCGGACGATCTGCTGATCCCGTTACGTGGTCTGGTGGCCGCCGAACGGGAGCTGTTTCAGGACATACAGAGCCGGGTCAGCCGGGCAGAAAGCGAACTCAGTGCGGATGACCTGCAGGGTTATGCGACCCTGACGTTGCAGGCCCGGGCGCTGCTGCAGACCGGTGGCCGGCAGGTGGGGGTTGAGGCGGAGGCGCTGGCCCGGGAAGCGGACCGGGTGCGCGGCTCCATGTTGTTGTGGGCGCTGCTGGCGCTACCCTTGGCGCTGATCCTGGGGCTGCTGTTTGTCTACCTGATGACCCGTCCCATCAAGCGTATCGAGCGGGTGATCACGGAACTGGGTGCCGGGCGTTTCGATCAGCCAATAGTGATTAACGGCCCCAGTGATCTGGCGGATCTGGGGCATCGGCTGGACTGGATGCGCCGCCGCCTGCGGGCGTTGGAGGGAGAGAAGCAGCAGTTTATCCGCAATATCTCCCATGAACTGAAAACCCCCCTGGCGACACTGCGGGAAGGTGCTGATCTGCTGGAGGATGAGGTGGTGGGTGAGCTGAACCGGGAGCAACGGGAAATTGTGCAATTGATGACTATCGGTACTTTGCAGCTGAACGGGTTGGTGGAGAATCTGCTTGAGTATCAGCGCCTGGCCAACCAGCGTACCTTGGCGGAACCCAGTGATCTGGATCTGGCGGAACTGCTCAGAAAGGTACTGGATGACTACCGTTTGCTGATCAGGAGCAAGCGACTGGAGATTGTGCAGGCGTTGGCATCGGTGACCCTGCGGGGTGACCGGGAGACGATCAGGATGATGCTGGGTAATCTGTTGAGCAATGCCATCAAGTTCTCCCCGGACGGGGGGCAGATCGGTCTCACCCTGTCGGCCGATCAGGGGTGCGTGACCTTTTTGATTGAAGATCAGGGCGAGGGGATTTCCGTTGAGGACCAGCCTTTTGTGTTCCAGGAGTTCTACCAGGGCAAGAGCAGTGGCCGGTCCAGTGTCAAGGGATCGGGTCTCGGCCTGGCACTGGTGAATGATACCGTTTTGCGCCACCGGGGCCGAATCATGCTGTTACCGGCTACCCGCGACTACCCCGGGGCCCGGATCTGCCTGGAGCTGCCCATGGCCGGGCAGGCGACCCTGGAGGTGGCCCAATGA
- a CDS encoding sigma 54-interacting transcriptional regulator encodes MKKSKEQTPGSPSRRVLLVDDDPSLLRLLSLRLTAIGLSVECADSGEQAVGLVPQFKPQLVVTDLRMGEMDGLALFRYLQQHYPLLPVIILTAHGTIAEAVEATRQGVYGFLTKPFDSKELIAQVEQALELGGWPQRESEQAEQEDWRAEIITRSQSMEQLLQEAQRVAQGDASLFIHGQSGTGKELIARAVHRISPRSAAPFVAVNCSAIPADLLESELFGHVRGAFSGAVSARDGLFRTADGGTLFLDEIGDMPPLFQVKLLRALQEQRIRPVGANQDIPVDVRIISASHHDLEQLVERGEFRQDLYYRLNVVTLSLPALSERREDIALLANHFLARLTPRYGNRVKGFSAEALSALVQYDWPGNVRQLQNVVERLTALSTTPIIPVQQVEKALKEKSALLPGFQEAREQFEREYLVELLQRVNGNVSQAARLAKRNRTEFYKLLKRHHLDPARFKQDPGGD; translated from the coding sequence ATGAAAAAGAGCAAGGAACAGACCCCGGGGTCGCCGAGCCGTCGCGTACTCCTGGTCGATGATGATCCGAGCCTGCTGCGGCTGCTGTCGCTGCGCCTGACGGCGATCGGATTATCGGTGGAGTGCGCCGACAGCGGTGAACAGGCGGTCGGCCTGGTGCCCCAGTTCAAACCCCAGCTGGTGGTGACCGACCTGCGCATGGGGGAGATGGATGGACTGGCGCTGTTCCGCTACCTGCAACAGCACTATCCGCTGCTGCCGGTGATTATCCTCACCGCCCACGGCACCATAGCCGAGGCGGTGGAGGCGACCCGCCAGGGGGTATACGGTTTTCTCACCAAGCCGTTCGACAGCAAGGAGCTGATCGCCCAGGTGGAGCAGGCGCTGGAGCTGGGTGGCTGGCCGCAGCGGGAGTCGGAACAGGCAGAGCAGGAGGATTGGCGTGCAGAGATTATCACCCGCAGCCAGTCCATGGAGCAGTTGCTGCAGGAGGCGCAACGGGTCGCCCAGGGGGATGCGAGCCTGTTTATTCACGGTCAGAGCGGCACCGGCAAGGAGTTGATCGCCCGGGCGGTGCATCGGATCAGTCCCCGTTCCGCCGCGCCCTTTGTGGCGGTGAACTGCAGCGCCATTCCCGCCGACCTGCTGGAGTCGGAACTGTTTGGCCATGTGCGGGGGGCCTTCAGCGGTGCCGTGTCGGCGCGGGATGGACTGTTCCGGACCGCCGACGGCGGTACCCTGTTTCTGGACGAGATCGGTGACATGCCGCCCCTGTTCCAGGTCAAACTGCTGCGCGCCCTGCAGGAACAGCGTATTCGACCGGTGGGGGCCAACCAGGATATTCCGGTGGATGTGCGCATCATCTCGGCCAGCCACCATGACCTGGAACAGTTGGTGGAGCGGGGCGAGTTTCGCCAGGACCTCTACTATCGACTGAATGTGGTGACGCTCAGTCTGCCGGCCCTCAGCGAGCGGCGGGAGGATATCGCCCTGCTGGCCAACCATTTTCTTGCCCGGCTCACTCCCCGCTACGGTAACCGGGTGAAGGGCTTTTCCGCCGAGGCGCTCAGTGCCCTGGTGCAGTATGACTGGCCAGGCAACGTGCGCCAGCTGCAGAATGTGGTGGAGCGGCTGACGGCGCTCTCCACTACCCCCATCATACCGGTCCAGCAGGTGGAGAAGGCATTGAAGGAGAAGTCGGCCCTGTTGCCGGGATTCCAGGAGGCGCGGGAGCAGTTTGAGCGGGAGTACCTGGTGGAACTGCTGCAACGGGTCAACGGCAACGTCAGCCAGGCGGCCCGGCTGGCCAAGCGTAACCGCACGGAATTCTACAAGCTGCTTAAGCGGCATCACCTGGATCCGGCCCGTTTCAAGCAGGATCCGGGCGGCGATTGA
- a CDS encoding nitric oxide reductase activation protein NorD, translating into MTIEESALQAYREQLTCNFQQLDLVFADCMEEAADSLTEAGIQAYLEGASLICMIGRGFEPVLVYLEEMPQVAARLGEPVLGLVSQTVWKISRTPNGAIILPFLQTLAEAARRLGSETQLTRYIELLLEMLERTSSSIHGGPATIPSPGAKAYLEQMPYLLNQLSLEGIRNWTEYGIRNYSNHPERQIDFFSLQSADSRAMLQRERHGTLFADHERQLDLYLRALWQDKDHLVPYSTAFDELRKPIPYYDSLGIRVPDVFDDTDSGVRGIDRYRAVLAHIAAHRRWSQAIFADNFSPFQRIAIELLEDSRVEYLAMQCYPGLRKLWLALHPVPIEGECDPQKESCIRHRLAMLSYAILNPQHGYRNRDILDAVAQFHQLMQGGESSTQGIVQLAISFIARTRIQNDQAPNVYFKNTVVEYRDDNRHLWKFIEEGDEEEQFEVERKKMEQEPLNALPPRHYPEWDYKTQTYRPDWVSLYESLHPPGDARLIDDLLTKHSALAKQLERILDLLKPQQYVRVRYQEEGSELDLDVAIRSLVDFKGGATPDTRINMSHRHDGRDIAVMLLLDLSQSLHQVPEGCDQSILQLSQEAVALLGWAIDRLGDSFAIAGFSSNTRHEVRYQHIKGYSEAWNEPVKGRLAAMEAGYSTRMGAAMRHAGHYLGARQAEKKLLLILTDGEPSDIDVQDERLLIEDARKAVQELDRDNIYTYCINLDPRADDYVSDIFGKQYSVIDRVEKLPAKLPELFLSLTR; encoded by the coding sequence GTGACTATCGAGGAATCCGCTCTCCAGGCCTACCGGGAGCAACTGACCTGCAATTTCCAGCAGTTGGACCTGGTGTTCGCCGACTGCATGGAGGAGGCCGCCGACAGCCTCACCGAGGCAGGCATCCAAGCCTACCTGGAAGGCGCCTCCCTGATCTGTATGATCGGCCGGGGCTTTGAGCCGGTACTGGTCTACCTGGAGGAGATGCCCCAGGTGGCGGCACGCCTGGGTGAGCCGGTCCTTGGTCTGGTGTCGCAAACTGTCTGGAAAATCTCCCGCACGCCCAACGGCGCCATCATCCTGCCCTTCCTGCAGACCCTGGCGGAGGCGGCGCGCCGACTCGGCAGCGAGACCCAGCTGACCCGCTATATTGAACTGCTGCTGGAGATGCTGGAGCGGACCAGCAGCTCCATCCACGGCGGCCCGGCCACCATTCCCAGCCCCGGAGCTAAAGCGTACCTGGAGCAGATGCCCTACCTGCTCAACCAGCTCTCCCTGGAGGGTATCCGCAACTGGACCGAGTACGGGATTCGCAACTACTCGAACCACCCCGAACGGCAGATCGACTTTTTCAGCCTGCAGTCGGCGGACAGCCGTGCCATGCTGCAACGGGAACGGCACGGCACCCTGTTTGCCGACCATGAGCGCCAGCTCGACCTCTACCTGCGCGCCCTGTGGCAGGACAAGGATCACCTGGTCCCTTACTCCACCGCCTTCGACGAGCTACGCAAGCCGATCCCCTACTACGACTCCCTGGGTATCCGGGTGCCGGATGTGTTTGACGACACCGACAGCGGCGTGCGCGGTATCGACCGCTACCGCGCCGTGCTGGCCCATATCGCCGCTCACCGACGCTGGAGTCAGGCGATCTTTGCCGACAACTTCAGCCCCTTCCAGCGCATCGCCATCGAACTGCTGGAGGATTCCCGGGTGGAGTACCTGGCGATGCAGTGCTATCCGGGATTGCGGAAACTCTGGCTGGCCCTGCATCCGGTGCCGATCGAAGGGGAGTGCGACCCGCAGAAAGAGTCCTGTATCCGTCACCGGCTGGCCATGCTCTCCTATGCCATACTCAATCCCCAGCACGGCTACCGTAACCGGGATATCCTGGACGCGGTGGCCCAGTTTCACCAGCTGATGCAAGGGGGCGAGAGCAGCACCCAGGGTATTGTGCAGCTGGCCATCTCTTTCATCGCCCGCACCCGGATACAGAACGACCAGGCACCCAATGTCTACTTCAAGAACACCGTGGTGGAGTACCGGGATGATAACCGTCACCTGTGGAAGTTCATCGAAGAGGGGGACGAGGAGGAGCAGTTCGAAGTGGAGCGCAAGAAGATGGAGCAGGAGCCGCTTAACGCCCTGCCCCCGCGCCACTACCCTGAGTGGGACTACAAGACCCAGACTTATCGCCCCGACTGGGTAAGCCTGTACGAATCGCTCCATCCACCGGGTGACGCCCGCTTGATTGATGACCTGCTGACCAAGCACAGCGCCCTGGCCAAGCAGCTGGAACGGATTCTCGACCTGCTCAAACCCCAGCAGTATGTCCGGGTACGCTACCAGGAGGAGGGCAGCGAGCTGGATCTGGATGTGGCGATCCGTTCCCTGGTGGATTTCAAGGGTGGTGCCACCCCGGACACCCGCATCAACATGAGCCACCGACACGACGGCCGGGACATCGCGGTGATGCTGTTGCTGGATCTCTCCCAGTCCCTGCACCAGGTGCCGGAGGGGTGTGACCAGAGCATCCTGCAACTGAGCCAGGAGGCGGTAGCCCTGCTGGGCTGGGCCATCGACCGGCTGGGCGACAGCTTCGCCATCGCCGGCTTCTCCTCCAACACCCGGCATGAAGTGCGTTACCAGCACATCAAGGGCTACAGCGAAGCCTGGAATGAACCGGTCAAGGGGCGCCTGGCGGCCATGGAGGCAGGCTACTCCACCCGCATGGGAGCGGCAATGCGCCACGCCGGCCACTATCTGGGGGCCCGTCAGGCGGAGAAGAAGCTGCTGCTGATACTCACCGATGGTGAGCCATCCGATATCGACGTACAGGACGAGCGGCTGCTGATCGAAGACGCCCGTAAGGCGGTTCAGGAGCTGGATCGGGACAACATCTACACCTACTGCATCAACCTGGATCCCCGCGCCGACGACTATGTAAGTGACATCTTCGGCAAGCAGTACAGCGTCATCGACCGGGTGGAAAAACTGCCGGCCAAGCTGCCGGAACTGTTCCTCTCCCTGACCCGCTGA
- a CDS encoding CbbQ/NirQ/NorQ/GpvN family protein: MTEISEQYRIEQEPFYHPQGDEIALYQAAYQARMPVMIKGPTGCGKSRFIEHMAWRLKRPLITVACNEDMTASDLVGRYLLDADGTRWLDGPLTVAARIGAICYLDEVVEARQDTTVVIHPLTDHRRTLPLDKKGEVVAAHPDFQLVISYNPGYQSLMKDLKQSTKQRFSALDFDYAPESVEAEIICRETGIDADTASKLVKIGHAARNLKGHGLDEGISTRLLVYGAQLIGQGVEPIAACRMALVRPITDDGDIRATLDHAIDSLFA, from the coding sequence ATGACAGAAATCAGTGAACAGTACCGTATAGAACAGGAGCCATTCTACCACCCTCAGGGGGATGAAATTGCGCTCTACCAGGCCGCTTACCAGGCACGCATGCCGGTGATGATCAAGGGCCCGACCGGGTGCGGCAAGTCCCGTTTTATCGAACATATGGCCTGGCGTCTGAAACGACCGCTGATCACCGTGGCCTGTAACGAGGATATGACCGCCTCCGATCTGGTGGGTCGATACCTGCTGGATGCGGATGGTACCCGCTGGCTGGATGGGCCGCTGACCGTGGCAGCCCGTATCGGTGCCATCTGTTACCTGGATGAAGTGGTGGAAGCGCGTCAGGACACCACCGTGGTGATCCACCCCCTCACCGATCATCGCCGCACCCTGCCCCTGGACAAGAAGGGCGAAGTGGTGGCTGCACACCCCGATTTTCAGTTGGTGATCTCCTACAACCCCGGCTACCAGAGCCTGATGAAGGATCTGAAACAGTCCACCAAGCAGCGCTTTTCCGCCCTCGACTTCGATTATGCGCCAGAGTCAGTCGAGGCGGAGATCATCTGCCGGGAGACCGGCATCGACGCCGACACCGCCAGCAAGCTGGTCAAGATCGGCCATGCCGCACGGAACCTGAAAGGCCACGGTCTGGATGAAGGGATCTCCACCCGGTTGCTGGTGTACGGCGCCCAGCTGATCGGGCAGGGGGTTGAACCCATCGCCGCCTGCCGCATGGCACTGGTGCGCCCGATCACCGACGACGGGGATATCCGGGCCACACTGGATCACGCCATCGACAGCCTGTTCGCCTGA
- a CDS encoding aspartate/glutamate racemase family protein, protein MIGMLGGMSWESTVSYYRAVNEGVKARLGGLHSARILLYSVDFQQIERLQHQGDWAATATILEEAALAVQRGGADGLIICTNTMHRVAEQIEQALSIPLLHIADATGRRLAADGVRRVGLLGTRFTMEQPFYRQRLEQRFGIDVLVPGRDERERVHRIIYDELCLGRVRDASRQTYLEIIEALRQAGAEAVILGCTEIALLVQQAQTAVPLYDTTALHAAAAVDFILAD, encoded by the coding sequence ATGATAGGCATGTTGGGCGGCATGAGCTGGGAGTCGACGGTCAGCTACTACCGGGCCGTCAATGAGGGGGTGAAGGCGCGCCTGGGCGGACTTCATTCGGCCAGGATCCTGCTTTACAGCGTGGATTTTCAGCAGATCGAACGGCTGCAGCACCAGGGCGACTGGGCCGCCACAGCGACTATCCTGGAAGAGGCGGCCCTTGCGGTGCAGCGGGGTGGTGCGGATGGCCTGATCATCTGTACCAACACCATGCACCGGGTGGCGGAACAGATTGAGCAGGCGCTCTCTATCCCGTTACTGCATATTGCCGATGCGACCGGCCGCCGGCTGGCGGCAGACGGTGTGCGGCGGGTTGGCCTGCTGGGTACCCGCTTCACCATGGAGCAGCCGTTTTACCGGCAGCGGCTGGAACAGCGCTTCGGCATCGATGTACTGGTGCCGGGTCGGGATGAGCGGGAGCGGGTGCACCGGATCATCTACGACGAGCTCTGTCTGGGTCGGGTCCGTGACGCCTCCCGCCAGACGTATCTGGAGATTATCGAAGCATTGCGCCAGGCCGGCGCCGAGGCGGTCATTCTCGGCTGTACCGAGATTGCCCTGCTGGTACAGCAGGCGCAGACAGCGGTGCCGCTCTACGACACCACCGCGCTGCATGCCGCCGCGGCAGTGGATTTTATACTTGCGGATTGA
- a CDS encoding TIGR00645 family protein, which produces MIEKSLERAMYAMRWALAPIYLGLSLALLALGIKFFQEVFHLLPSILTVSETDLVLVVLSLIDMALVGGLLVMVMFSGYENFVSQLDVSEDTEKLAWLGKLDTSTLKNKVAASIVAISSIHLLKIFMNAVNIDNEKLLWYVIMHLTFVASAVAMGLLDTKTRHH; this is translated from the coding sequence ATGATTGAAAAGAGCCTTGAACGGGCAATGTACGCCATGCGCTGGGCACTGGCACCCATCTACCTGGGGCTGAGTCTCGCCCTGCTGGCCCTGGGCATAAAGTTTTTCCAGGAGGTGTTCCACCTGCTGCCCAGTATTCTCACCGTATCCGAGACCGACCTGGTACTGGTGGTACTGTCGCTGATCGATATGGCCCTGGTGGGCGGCCTGCTGGTGATGGTGATGTTCTCCGGTTATGAAAACTTTGTCTCACAACTGGACGTGTCGGAAGATACCGAAAAGCTCGCCTGGCTCGGCAAACTGGACACCAGCACACTGAAGAACAAGGTGGCGGCCTCCATTGTGGCGATCTCCTCCATCCATCTGCTGAAGATCTTTATGAACGCGGTCAATATCGACAACGAAAAGCTGCTCTGGTATGTGATCATGCACTTGACCTTTGTCGCCTCCGCGGTGGCCATGGGCCTGCTGGATACCAAGACCCGCCATCACTGA
- a CDS encoding SLC13 family permease, producing MLPPPPDPHAIAVLLLIVVALYLFTRDKIPLETSSLLILISLVVGFETFPYSRDGITLQPGDFFSGFGNEALVAICALMIIGQGLESTGALRPLAALLSRLWATRPLISFLATLLSAALLSAFLNNTPIVVMLLPILISVSIRNKQSASGILLPMGLATLLGGMTTTIGTSTNLLVVGIVADLGLHRFGMFDFALPVLVAGSVGLLYLWLLAPRLLPPRQALLSDMSPRVFDAQLYINRESFANGKTLAEILEKTDRRMKVEKIQRGDGLNVTRLPTAVLHEGDRLLVRDTPELLKEYEQLLGATLYNTSDIENPIDEEHPLSSEGQLLAEVVVTEGSPLYRRTLKELRFAEHNNLVILAIHRTQTQGQQIIKRGMGDIRLESGDVLLMQGAAERIEALKSSGKLLVLDASIYLPETRRARLALLIMAGVVIGAASGLLPIATSALCGVGLMLLTRCLDWEDAASALSTRVILIVVVSLALGMALMETGGADYIARLYVALSTGLPISAVLGGLMLMIAILTNVVSNNAAAVIGTPIAISIAGQLGLPTEPFVLAVLFGANMSYATPMGYQTNLLIFSAGGYRFSDFLRVGIPLTLIMWAGLLGMLILLYDL from the coding sequence ATGTTGCCACCGCCACCCGACCCCCACGCCATTGCCGTTCTGCTGCTGATCGTGGTGGCCCTCTACCTGTTCACGCGGGACAAGATCCCGTTAGAGACCTCCTCACTGCTGATCCTGATCAGTCTGGTGGTGGGATTTGAAACCTTCCCCTACAGCCGTGACGGCATCACCCTGCAGCCCGGGGACTTTTTCAGCGGCTTCGGCAACGAGGCGCTGGTGGCCATCTGTGCCCTGATGATTATCGGCCAGGGCCTGGAGAGCACCGGTGCCTTGCGCCCCCTGGCCGCTCTGCTGTCCAGGCTTTGGGCCACCCGGCCACTGATCTCATTCCTGGCCACCCTGCTGTCCGCCGCTCTGCTCAGTGCGTTTCTCAACAACACACCGATAGTAGTGATGCTGCTGCCGATCCTGATCAGCGTCTCGATCCGCAACAAACAGTCCGCCTCCGGCATCCTGCTCCCGATGGGTCTGGCCACCCTGCTGGGCGGCATGACCACCACCATCGGCACCTCCACCAACCTGCTGGTGGTGGGTATCGTAGCGGACCTGGGCCTGCACCGGTTCGGTATGTTCGACTTTGCCCTGCCGGTACTGGTGGCGGGTAGTGTCGGGCTGCTCTACCTCTGGCTGCTGGCACCGCGCTTGCTGCCGCCGCGCCAGGCACTGTTGTCCGATATGTCGCCCCGGGTGTTCGACGCCCAGCTCTACATCAACCGGGAGAGCTTCGCCAACGGCAAGACCCTGGCCGAGATACTGGAGAAGACCGACCGGCGCATGAAGGTGGAGAAGATCCAGCGCGGTGACGGACTCAATGTGACCCGTCTGCCAACCGCCGTACTGCACGAGGGTGACCGCCTGCTGGTGCGGGACACGCCGGAGCTGCTGAAGGAATATGAACAGCTGCTGGGCGCCACCCTGTATAACACCAGCGACATCGAAAATCCGATTGACGAGGAGCACCCCCTCTCGTCCGAAGGCCAACTGCTGGCCGAAGTGGTGGTGACGGAAGGCTCCCCCCTGTACCGTCGCACCCTCAAGGAGCTGCGCTTTGCGGAGCACAACAACCTGGTGATCCTGGCCATTCACCGCACCCAGACCCAAGGCCAGCAGATCATCAAGCGCGGCATGGGGGATATACGCCTGGAGAGCGGCGACGTACTGCTGATGCAGGGGGCAGCGGAACGTATCGAGGCGCTGAAAAGCAGCGGCAAGCTGCTGGTACTGGATGCCTCGATCTACCTGCCGGAGACCCGCCGGGCCCGTCTCGCCCTGCTGATCATGGCGGGCGTGGTGATCGGTGCCGCCAGCGGACTGCTGCCGATCGCCACCAGCGCCCTGTGTGGTGTCGGACTGATGCTGCTGACCCGCTGCCTGGACTGGGAGGATGCCGCTTCGGCCCTCAGCACCCGGGTGATCCTGATCGTGGTGGTGAGTCTGGCACTCGGCATGGCCCTGATGGAGACCGGCGGGGCTGACTATATCGCCAGACTCTATGTGGCACTCTCCACCGGACTGCCGATCAGCGCAGTGCTGGGGGGACTGATGCTGATGATCGCCATCCTCACCAACGTGGTCTCCAACAATGCGGCGGCCGTAATCGGCACCCCCATCGCCATCAGTATTGCCGGTCAGTTGGGCCTGCCCACCGAACCTTTCGTCCTGGCGGTCCTGTTTGGTGCCAACATGAGCTACGCCACCCCCATGGGTTATCAGACCAACCTGCTGATCTTCAGCGCAGGCGGCTACCGGTTCAGCGACTTCCTGCGCGTGGGCATCCCCCTCACCCTGATCATGTGGGCCGGCCTGCTGGGCATGTTGATTCTGCTCTACGACCTTTAA